In Phocoena sinus isolate mPhoSin1 chromosome 10, mPhoSin1.pri, whole genome shotgun sequence, a single genomic region encodes these proteins:
- the PIANP gene encoding PILR alpha-associated neural protein, translating to MESRMWPALLLSHLLPLWPLLLLPLPPPAQGSSSSPRTPPAPARPPCARGGPSAPRHVCVWERAPPPSRSPRVPRSRRQVLPGTSPPATPSGFEEGPPSSQYPWAIVWGPTVSREDGGDPNSANPGFLPLDYGFAAPHGLATPHPNSDSMRGDGDGLSLGEAPATLRPVLFGGSGEGVDPQLYVTITISVIIVLVATGIIFKFCWDRSQKRRRPSGQQGALRQEESQQPLTDLSPAGVTVLGAFGDSPTPTPDHEEPRGGPRPGMPQPKGAPAFQLNRIPLVNL from the exons ATGGAGTCCAGAATGTG GCCTGCGCTGCTGCTgtcccatctcctccctctctggCCACTGCTGTTGCTGCCCCTCCCACCGCCTGCCCAAggttcctcctcctcccctcggaccccaccagccccagcccGGCCCCCCTGTGCCCGGGGAGGGCCCTCAGCCCCACGCCATGTGTGCGTGTGGGAGCGGGCACCTCCACCAAGCCGCTCCCCGCGGGTCCCAAGATCACGTCGGCAAGTCCTGCCGGGCACCTCGCCCCCGGCCACCCCATCAGGCTTTGAAGAGGGGCCACCCTCATCCCAGTACCCCTGGGCTATTGTGTGGGGTCCTACAGTGTCTCGAGAGGATGGGGGGGACCCCAACTCTGCCAATCCTGGATTTCTGCCCCTGGACTATGGTTTCGCAGCCCCGCATGGGCTGGCCACCCCACACCCCAACTCAGACTCCATGCGGGGTGATGGAGATGGGCTTAGCCTTGGAGAAGCACCTGCCACCCTGCGGCCAGTCCTGTTCGGGGGCAGCGGGGAAG GTGTGGACCCTCAGCTCTATGTCACAATTACCATCTCTGTCATCATTGTTCTCGTGGCCACTGGCATCATCTTCAAGTTCTG CTGGGACCGTAGCCAGAAGCGGCGCAGGCCCTCTGGGCAGCAAGGTGCCCTGAGGCAAGAGGAGAGCCAGCAGCCCTTGACAGACCTGTCCCCAGCCGGGGTCACTGTGCTGGGGGCCTTCGGGGActcgcccacccccacccctgaccaCGAGGAGCCCCGAGGGGGACCCCGGCCTGGGATGCCCCAGCCCAAGGGGGCTCCAGCCTTCCAGCTGAACCG GATTCCCTTGGTGAATCTGTGA